The genomic segment ACGATGAGCATGATGCCCGGTTCGTCGTTGATGACCGAATCGCCGATGGCCGGGGGGGACCCGAACTGCACCCGGGCCACGTCCTTGATGCGCAGCGCCGCGCCGCCGCGCGGGTCGACCACCGCGCGGCCCAGGTCGCCGGGGGTGCGCACGGCCTGCGTGTGCCGCACCGCGATCCGCTGGTTGGGGGTGTCCACGAACCCGCCGCCGTCGAGCGCCACCGCGTCGCCGGCCGCCTTCGACACCATGTCGAGCGTCACACCATTGATTCGAAGCTCGTCGGGGTCGACGATCACCTGGAACTGCTTGTCGCGCTGGCCCCACACCGCGACGTTCGCCACCCCGGGCACCGACATGAGTTTCGGCCGCACCGTCCACATCACGACCTCGGTGAGGTCGCGCTGCGTCAGGTTCGCGCCCTTCGCGGAGAGGATGCCGATCTTCATCACGCGGCTGGTGGACGAGAGCGGCTGGAGGATGATCGGCGGGAGGGCGACGGTGGGGAGCTGGCGCGTCACCGCGGCGATGCGCTCCTGCACCATCTGGCGCACCCGGATCGGGTCGGACCCGTCTTCGAGCACGAGGACCACCTGCGACAGCCCGAGGACCGACTTCGACCTCACGGTCTTGACGTGCGGCACGCCGTTGAGCGCGTTCTCGATGGGCATGGAGACGAGCGACTCGACCTCGTTGGTCGAGAGGCCGGGCGCTTCGGTCTGGATCTCGACGAGCGGCGGGGCGAACTCCGGGAACACGTCGAGCGGCGCGCGGCGGATCGACCGCGACCCGACCACGAGCAGCACCACGCACAGCGCGAGGACGACCACACGCAGCCGGATCGAGTTGGAAATGAGCGCGGTGAGCATGGGGTAACTTCACTCAGTAGCGAGTCGTCGCGTCCACATCGGTTCTGCCCCTCACCCGCGGCGAAGCGCCGCGACCGCTCCCCGCAGGAGCGGGGAGAGGTGGGGGCTCGGGGCCTGCTCGTGAAACAATTCGCGCCGTGTCGCTCCGGCCCCTGCGCGGCCCGGCGGTGCCACAGCATCCGCCACGCGAATCCGCATTCCCAACGCCTCGCCCCGCTCCTGCGGGGAGCGGTCGCCGCGTCGCTTTGGACGCGGCGGGTGGGGGGGCTTTGAAACGCCTGTTACTTGCTGAACCCGGTCTCGGTGCCGAACAGTTCGGCCGCCCCGGCGGTCACGACCGACTTGCCCGGCGCGGGGCCGGCGTCCAGCACGGCCGTGTGGCCGCTCACGTACCGCACCAGCACCCGCTCGCGCGAGTAGGTGTGGTCGCCGGCCTTCACGTACACCCACGCCCCGCCGAAGTAGTCGTACACGACCGCCGACCACGGCACCGTCAACACGTCGGACGGGTCCTTCAGCGTGAGCGTGACGGCGACCCGCTGGCCGGGGCTGAACGTCGGTCCGACGAACGGGGCGAGCGCGGGGACGCCGGCGACCGCCGCGGTGGCCCGCAAGCGCTCGTCGGTCGGGCCCGGGTTCATCGTCCAGAAGAACATATCGACGGTGCCGGCGAGCGGGTTGGCGGTCGGCGGCGCGGCCACCAGCCAGGCCGGGCGGCCGACGTGCCCCGACGGGGCGGCCAGGGCCCCGATCGATGCGGCGTGGTCGCAGTCGATCTCGTCGCGGTCGCCCACGTACACCGGCACGCGGACCCAGACCGCGTCGAGGCTCATCACCTCGAACAGCGGCGCCCCGGCCGGTACCGTCTGGCCGGGCATCGCGGACACGTTCCGCAGCACGCCGCCGTCGGCCGGCGCCTCCACCGGGATCGGGGTCGCGGTGCCGGAGTCGAGTTCGCCGAGCACCTTCCCGAGCAGGTCGCGCCGGGCGACCGCGGCCGCGTGGGTCTGCCGGGCCACCTCCAGCGCGGCGCTCGCGTCGTCCACGTCGCGCTGCCGCCCGCCGCCGCCGATCAGGATGTCCTTCGCCCGGTTGAACGTGATTTGCGCGAGCTTCAGT from the Frigoriglobus tundricola genome contains:
- a CDS encoding efflux RND transporter periplasmic adaptor subunit; the encoded protein is MSYRTGLITGIVSTALVAGSVAVGWWAVVAKPKEAAKAGAPGVPATVPKPFKEDQAATVVLTAEADAKLGVRLAEVARKPMPRKRVFGGEVIVPPGRSLIVSAPLAGTLRAGAALVPGQVVRAGKPVLHLAPILDPVGRANLAASRGDAEGQVKTADEQLKLAQITFNRAKDILIGGGGRQRDVDDASAALEVARQTHAAAVARRDLLGKVLGELDSGTATPIPVEAPADGGVLRNVSAMPGQTVPAGAPLFEVMSLDAVWVRVPVYVGDRDEIDCDHAASIGALAAPSGHVGRPAWLVAAPPTANPLAGTVDMFFWTMNPGPTDERLRATAAVAGVPALAPFVGPTFSPGQRVAVTLTLKDPSDVLTVPWSAVVYDYFGGAWVYVKAGDHTYSRERVLVRYVSGHTAVLDAGPAPGKSVVTAGAAELFGTETGFSK